TGTTATGGCCAACAATTCTTAATTTACCTTGATTTCCTAACCTATTGTCGGGTTATTCAATTCATCTTATATTTAGTGTATTTGGTGCCAGCAGCTTTATGGAACGTGTTGAGATATCGCCTGTTGCTGTTCTGGAAGCTATGATGAAGGAGCTGCGACTTCCAGGCCCTGAGTACATCCATGACGTGCCGCATGGGACAGCTTCACGACTAAAGTGGTGTTCTTCCCATCCATCCAGTTTATGAGCGCTTCGGAGGAACCTTACTCACTGTACGGTTACCCAGCAATGACTCTGGAAGCTGCAAAACGTGATGCTGCTCGATAGGCTATCGCGTATATGGAGCAATCTGAGAAGAAAGTGCCTTCGGGTTTCGCAGATGCTGCTTTCAAGGAAGAGAAGAAAAGAGCGGAGTTTCTCCGTCATGAATTGGAGAAGAATAAAGAAAAGTTGATCCGAAAGTCCAACCAGCTGATACAAACCGCGGCAGCATGTGATGAGTACGTTGACACTGTAACTGAATCAAACCGTCGTATCAAGGATATTATCCTGAAGACGTTGACTCTAGGTTGTACCACTCCACCTCACCAATGTCAGAGTAGCCTCCTTGAAATCCAGAATATCGCTATTAGTCTTAGTCAACATACAGCTAAGACAATTGCCATGGTCAGAGCTGCAGGACCATCTCCATTTGGTGAGGACACTTTTCATAATGACCGGCTCTCTTCATCCGGTAACTCAGATTTTTCGTCAACGAGATTTGCCCCTCCTGAGTATGACTCTGATGGACGTCCTACAGACTATTCCGTGTAATCGTTCTTATCCAGATTAGGAATATTGATTCCCATATCTGATCATGGGCAATAGTCCTTCAATCTACTATCCAATGTTAAACTAGCTGCCATACTTGGTTTGGAGGAAAGACTTTGTACTGAAATGGATTATCATATTGGCAGCTTTTTTCATCACACTTACACGTCTATTTCATCTATTTTCGTATCGCATTTGATCTTTATAATCAGTCCATTTAGTACACAGTCATGATCTCTGTGTATTTGGTCTTCTGTTTTGTCTTTTTAGTTGTACAGCATATTCTACGGGGAGAACAGAACTAAAGTACATTTGAGGAGAGTATGCTatgttttctaatgatataatttattATATTCGTTAAATTGACGATTTTAAATTTTCACACGAGAtctacggggtcgtgcgccaaggcgcacatctaaatctagtttttcttaaaacggaggtagtatgttCCAGTTCCAGTGCCTCCTCTCCTTCACCACCCAGCCACCACCCCTCTAGGCTGTCGCTAGCAGTCTAGCACTACCATCGTCCCAAGCGTGGCAGCAAGCGCGCGGCAATGGCTCTCCCGAAGCTACTTCCCTGCTTCCTCCTCCTGGTTCTCGTCACCGCTTCTTCTGCCACCTCGGAGTTGTCCGGAAGCTTGCTCAAGTGCTACCaggcgcctcgcttttcgttgtgtccggcgtccccggtgcgtcccctgtgggacggggacgggcttggggctccggacaccgtatcggccgTGCCGGACAAAAatcggctttgggggacgcggctggaaccgtTTTTTTGTCCGGAGCGCCCCAaatcggtttgggggacgctttggggacgcgactagagatgctctaagaattGCTCCATTGTCTTGATTTTGTTCTAAAAAACACTTATGTTTCTTTCTTTCTAAATGGTCCAGATTGTCAGTATGACAATGGTGTTTAAACGTTTAAGCTCAGATCCGTGCACCCTTTCCCTTGAGTCCCTCCACCAACTTCTCAGATCTTGATTCATACTTGGGATAACCAGTGGGAGACCAGCCCATAACAGGGTTTTGCTCCATATCAAATTGACGACCGCGCAACTGAAAAAAAGATGATTGTGATCCTAGGAACCAAAGTGTTCGATTTGTAAAAAACAAAGTGTACATAGGCCCACCTCCACTGTTTCCAGCTCCCTAGTTAGAACTAACGGGGTAGAAGAAAGCTCGTAGCGAACACGCAACGTTCCGATCTGGTGCAAGGAATTAACTTTCTGGTTCTCGTCACCGCTTCTTCTGCCACCTCGGAGTTGTCCGGCAGCTTGCTCAAGTGCTACCAGGCGCCTCCGGGCACCAACAACACCGCGCTTTTCGCAGAGGCGCTGCTCCCGCTCCTCGGCGCGCTCCCCTCCGTCGCCGCGCCGACGGGGTTCGCCTCCCTCCGATCCGGCGGCACCAGCCGCGACCGCGCGTTCGCTCGGgccctctgcttcggcgactccactCCCCCGGCCGACTGCCTACGGTGCCTCTCCGACGCCGCAAGGAACGTCACCGCCGGCTGCGGCACCAGCCGGCTCGCGGGCATCTGGACCGACGGCTGCTTCGTAGCCTACGGCACCGCCGACACCAGCGCCGACGCCTTCCGCTCGCGTGCCATCATCTCCCTCGGGTCCGACGTCACGCGGGTGACCAACGCCTCGGAGCCCGACCTCCGGAGGCTCGCCGACGTCGCGCTGTCCCtggcgccgcgcgccgccgcgaaCGGGCCGCGGATGCTGGCCACGGCGGACGCGACGGCCGTGTCGAACAACTACGCGTGGAGGAGCACGGTGCGCGTGCTGGCGCAGTGCGCGAGGGACCGCGCGCCCGCGGAGTGCCTCCGGTGCCTCCAGGGCTCGGCGCGCGAGGTGGGCAGGTGCTGCTGGGGCCTCGACCCGTGGCgcgggggcgtggcggcggccgtGGTCGGCTTCGACTGCTACCTCCGCTTCGAGGTCGCCACTGCAAAGGTGGCGCTGCCAGAGTTGATCTGTGAGTAGTGTTCGATCGTCATCGAACTGAGCTGCCTGAAACCCATCTCTGCAGTTAGTTACTCTGAAGCTCGcaaaaagtttttttttttgttctacTGCTCTAATTATCTGAAGCTCTGCATGCATGCTGTAGGGCTGGCAATGAAGGATAATCCAGTGTTCGTGGTCGTGTGCTTCGTCGCGACCTTCTACCTGGCAGCCGTGCTTGCGGTTTTGGTGCTCATTACAAGAGCAAACAAAATGAAACCAGCTCTACAAGCCCTAGAGGAGGAGATTGCAGCCCTTCAGGCTCAAATCAAGGCCGTCCACCTGCAGCTAGCGGCACAGACTAATTAATCACCACCTTACCTTGTGCCTTGAGTTGTTACTAGATTAGGAGGCTAAGTACATGCCGGCGTCAGCGGTTAGGACTTAGGAGTACTCGAGATGGGTGTACTCAGTTGATAGTAATCTTGTGGTAAGAGCGCTAGCCTGCCTGTAATAACAGTACACAAATGTGTGGATTGCTGCATTTCTGATGAAAAGTCGAAAACCCGTATATTTTTTACACACGATTATAGCAAAGTTGTACAGAGCATAGCCTCTCCGCTACTCTGACCGTACCCTTCCGGTGCTGCGCCCGGTGGTGTAGCCGTGTAGGGTCTGCCAGCTATCGTACTGAAAACGAAGTGGTCAAGAGATGGACGGCCAAAACGAAGTGATACAGTTCTGCCAAAAGTAGTGGACTAGGTTATCAATTTATTGGCACTTTTGCAAAATCTTGGACGGGTCGTGGCCTAGTTTTGCCCATGTGTAGTTCCTCTATTGTGTGATAGTACATAAAAAGAGATAGCTAAGCGGAAATGCAACATTGATCCCGAGCACAAATGCTCCCTATATCACAGCCGAACAACACCATGAAGATGTGTGCTGAACGTTGTATTTGTGTATGTATCTGGTGCGTATCCTTTTTTAGTGGGGAAAGGTCACAGTGAATGCACTGACCGGGTAGACACACTGTCGCAGGTAGACCCTACTGACATTGGCATGTCTTACGGGCATGCTTGCAATTGTGCCACTGTGTTTGTCCCTTGTTTCATCATTCGGTTTCTGACTCTAAATTAATTTTTTACCCCGATATTTAACTCAAGATTTAAGAATCTAGAACCACAGATTGACATGAAGAATGCTTCGACTTCAATGGTGGGATTAGAGCTTAACGAGAGCTTAAGAATAAAGAACGTGCTCACTGGAGCTCAACTAGAGTCTCTCACTTCGCCGGCCAGAGAAATAGAGAAGAGAGAAAAGGTCAGGATCAGTGAAAAGATTAAAGACTCAGCAGTTCGAGTGGGCACGTCGTTTTGGAGAGAAAcaaagaagagagagagagggcggtGGAGTAAATGAAGGAAGATAGGCACTGCAGCAAGCCATCAACGTGTCACTGGACCACGGAAAAATATACAGTACACTGATAGTATTCAACATTTACGAACGCCAAGGAAAATACATATGCACAGCTCCCAACACCCCTGACGCCCAATCACCGAGCATGAGTAGATGAGCTCATGTGCAGAAACGCCGCGTCCTACCTAAATCTACTGTCAAAAACTCGTAGTACAAAAGTGGACTACTCATTTCTCATTGCGGTAGCGTTGGCGAAGACGTTGGAGAGGCCGAAGAAGCAAGTGAGGTTGATTCCGTCATCATTCACCCTCCAATCTTTGATGGTGACGGAGTTTCTATctctatttttggtgtttttgtgtGTGGTGGCAACTCTTTTCTAGAAATCATGTATTTCATGATATGTAATGATGGTTTTAGGTCAATACGGATTTGTGTGCAAAAGGATCGAGACAATGGAGGAACCagaaccacaccctggcgcgtccGGGCCCTATGGATGCACCATGGAGGGGGTGTTTAACTTTTTATCCCCCGGAAGGTCTCTTGGGCTCTTGGCCACTCCTTGGTTCCATGGTCACTTTCTTAAGCGTAAGATAATAAGAAATCTTGCACTATACTACTCTTTCAGAGTAATATAAATAAGGGCTTTCTATTTTCgtaccctcgggtccttagttgtgctcagttttccccagccccttagtttttcctcagttttccccaagaccttgtctaaaacccgcagaaggagctcggacggaaggaatccgttaagttggccgtttcgtgctgacgagtggggtcgtgtcgtttgtggggccgcgtcgtgtggggctggtaggaaggaaccgcgtgggacaggacgagaccatgtttgtgtggccgtagcgtgtggagccgtagcgcgtggagccgtgtgggtccgggacgtgggcacgagtggtttctgtctctttcgcccagattagcagttttcaatgtacctttttcctctctctcgctcgatctcattcatatttgatagcccaaattggtagcaaatctagagcagcttctccttctgttttttaacgccattcatttctttatgccttcgtttttacccaatcaggtaggaaatctagggcacaaatccagaaaaaatataggataagctgcatacagcagccaacatagcatagatatattcacgatagatctaacagtagtaccgatagaaccctacaacataagctccattttacatgaatttaagctgctctacagatagagcagtcacatacagagagtgcagtaggcgtgttcaacgcctccaggttgcgcctgtgactcgcctggaggttgcgcaggtgaatcccaagtgcttgtttggccatgaacgcatgcacgttcaccgtcgttccaactctagcgccgcatctgccaatggattcagcatggttcaccagacagttgaagtcggtggcgcagagcttcctgttgcagaaggggcacttgtaaatgcctcgagcaaaggggccatcgtaatggccggactgcagcctcctgaggacgtgacgagtcttggtgtggaaggactcgtcgtcgctgtcgacgtcgctgctatcaacatgtcacgtagcaccaaagatcgtgcaaaaaacacggagtcaattgcaacgatgatggaacagagagtgaacaaagatcatgcatgataatatgggctcgaaaaaaagaggtagcttcagttacattggacacacttatatccaggatttgagtcagtaaaccaaagatcatgcacaacaaatttgtacacaccaattgtttactgaccaaaccctgaatcaatttgtgcccaaatattcatcatcattggcacaaatcttaaacaaaagcaaatcacaagcactaataacgcaagatctaacacaaaaggattgaactaggaacacacgtaccctaataacgcaagatctaacacaaatggattgaactaggaacagacgaaccctaataacgctagatctaacacaaaaggattgaaatggaataagaacaagggagcaaagggttacctccggctcatcgtcgacgatgctggtgtcgtaggggttctccggcgcgacgtacgacactggttcgtacgggtcccaagcgacgggggcctggacgatggcggtggccgatgcgccggcggctgat
This region of Lolium perenne isolate Kyuss_39 chromosome 2, Kyuss_2.0, whole genome shotgun sequence genomic DNA includes:
- the LOC127335220 gene encoding antimicrobial ginkbilobin-2-like protein — protein: MVQIVRINFLVLVTASSATSELSGSLLKCYQAPPGTNNTALFAEALLPLLGALPSVAAPTGFASLRSGGTSRDRAFARALCFGDSTPPADCLRCLSDAARNVTAGCGTSRLAGIWTDGCFVAYGTADTSADAFRSRAIISLGSDVTRVTNASEPDLRRLADVALSLAPRAAANGPRMLATADATAVSNNYAWRSTVRVLAQCARDRAPAECLRCLQGSAREVGRCCWGLDPWRGGVAAAVVGFDCYLRFEVATAKVALPELIWLAMKDNPVFVVVCFVATFYLAAVLAVLVLITRANKMKPALQALEEEIAALQAQIKAVHLQLAAQTN